The sequence below is a genomic window from Anopheles cruzii chromosome 3, idAnoCruzAS_RS32_06, whole genome shotgun sequence.
TACTTTAAATTTATCATCTTGTTAGGAAATCGGCTCGCCAGGGCAGGGTGGAGTCGGGCCGGGTCAGGCCGTCATGAACGTCCAGTGAGGTTCGTTGAGCCAGAGGTTCGGGCTACTGGTGGGCCAACCTTACGATGGTAAGCCGACCATGGACCTAGAAACCTAGTATTGTTGTACCATGACTTTCGACACAAAGAAATGGGACCAGGATTCCTATACTGTCTTCACTTTTATTTCATTGAAATAAGGTACATTCTCAAGGTAACGGGGGTCACTCATCCAACAAGCGACAGTAATGCTGCCTGTTTCGGACTAATTCGGTTGCCACCTCCGATGCCGGCGCACGGATTTGCGGTCGAGCTGTCATCAGTCGTCGCATTAGCGGCCGCCGCTTGGTTCGGGTCGTAACCGGCGCACGGATGATCCTCTGACAGCTCGGTCACCGGAGCCTCACTTGCCGGTGGAGCAACACTTGCCGGGGTTTCCTCGGAGCGGATTCCCACCTCGTCACCAATCGATGGGACACCTACGCTCTGTAGCTCCGGTGGTACCTGTACCTCGGGAGCCTCCGCTGGATCGGCTGGTCGGCGTCCCAGGTTCAGCGTTAGGCCAGTGGAAAGCCCGAGATGgaagccaccgatcggtgTCTGCACTCCGATTCCGTTCGGTGGCGCGTTCGGCGCATTCTGAATGCCACCGAATGGAAACTGTGGACTGTAAAAGGGCAAAAGTGCGTACGATTTGTGTCTCCACGACGTTTCGGTGTCACACGCAGTCACGGTCGCTTACCGTGCTTCACGAACAACCCGCTTGATCACCACTGGACCGGCCCCAACTGCTGCCAGCAACCACAGGAAGGTCACTGCCACACTCACGCTTGCTGCGAACTTCATGTTGCGCACTTGCCCACAACCTAATTGCAACTGGCGGCGATCGTACTGTGATGGGTCCGCTTTTAAGTTCCAGACATCCAGATAAACACCTGACCGGTGccttgcgagagagagagagagcgagaggtgCACCTGATGTTTGACGGTGTTTGAAGTGTTCCCAAAACCACCTCACGTTCATCATTAATCACGCGAAGATGACGTGAgacaaaacaaattcaaaacatgTTGCAGCAGGCACTGAATTCGCGAAATGGTAACCCAGCATACCAACCTTTCGATCTGCAAACAGGATCGTCCACAATGGCGAGACCGGATTAGGACCGCCACCCAAAGCGATCGTTGAGCCACTGGTGCCGCTAAACTTTTGTCCTACACTGTGCgcttatcgttttttttctgtacgtTTCACCAGCCTCCAACATATGGATGAGTATTTTCCGGTTAAAAAAACCGGTTTATATGCGCCGGTTACTGTGTTTCTTAAGTTTAACTTTTTTGCGGCAGCATGAAATCGGTTGATGTTTATCTATATCCGGCTGTTCAGTAAGTATTGCGGTActataagaaaaacataatgTTATGGTTTAAAttatactttattattcagtaagGTCTCCCTGAACACACTTGatccaacgagattccaatttatgaattccattcCTAAATCTGGAAGGGCTACGCTTCCATAGCTGgtatgacctcatcatttgatgaaaagcgctttccacgcatgattttctgttaggtctggaaacagatggaagtcactaggggCCACATCtgatgtacagggtggtcaaacaagcgttctctttttcatttggttataaaacaaaaacggcttaatatttttcgatgcttgaacatttatttgaaaggttgatcatcaaatttatgtgtgaaaaacaatttcgctcaaatgtccccctcggctggcttcgcagtagcccaattggtcgacccaatttttgggcactttttcgactgtctgtggtcctatcttggcaatggcaatttaaatttcagtcttgatgttgtcaatagttgctggtttgttgtctttcaccgATCCCCAACAGATAACAGTCCAATCGTGTAAAATCGCAACTCTTTGGAGGTtaattcacaacaccatttgtactgattattcgctgtccgaagacGCGGTGcaaccaatcgatcgtggctgtcgctgtatggcagatagccccgttctgttttaacaaaatgtcatccaagttctcagcttcaattttgccaaagaaccaatcagccaacatggcTCTGTAGtgtacgccttcgacggttatggcggctccttcttcattcattcatacggtggccgatgatgccgccggaccgaaatccgcaccgaacagtcacttgtttttcatgcattggcttctcttgcacgacgtatgggttttccgaaccccaagaacgacaattctgcttaataacatagccaccgaggtggatatgagcttcaacgaaatgagcttttcaaatatcgtaccgttgaGATAAGActtaccactttggaagtaagtttttaatatttcccagcatTCTTCAAGCGTTTAGCGACCCACTTCGTAAATTtttaagtgtttactaaatgtctacaacttccagaatcaagtttgacgttttaaacgtcaaataatgggtagttaaaaaagagaacgcttatttgaccaccctgtatataacataacaaacataacacaataaatgtaggctagtagcagcgccctctgctgttgaagaacttattgaacaacccagttAACACGGTGCCCCAATGGTCCCGGTGTCCACACTGAGAGTAGGCACCTGAGCATCGACAAAAAATGGGAATCAATTAAACTCCTCTACACGTAGTTCggaatctctctctcgcttctgAATAACGGGGTTTTAATGCCTTTTCTGTGAGTATACAAGTTGTCTTTACTTTCCATCCGTTGAATGCATAGTCCCTCGAGGTAGCCCTCCTATTCCTATCCTATCAAATCCACCTATATTTACACAAAAACCCGCTTCAGATTATCCCAGGAGTGAGATCAACACCTTCTGGTCGATTCGATTGCCAAGACCTTCTTCCGGCGGTTCGGTCGTTTCCTGCTCCAGTGGATCCACGGTCATCAGGGGATCCTCAGAGCTGCTTCCGACGCGCATAGGGTGCTCGCTCGTGGCAACTGTC
It includes:
- the LOC128274029 gene encoding uncharacterized protein LOC128274029; this translates as MKFAASVSVAVTFLWLLAAVGAGPVVIKRVVREARPQFPFGGIQNAPNAPPNGIGVQTPIGGFHLGLSTGLTLNLGRRPADPAEAPEVQVPPELQSVGVPSIGDEVGIRSEETPASVAPPASEAPVTELSEDHPCAGYDPNQAAAANATTDDSSTANPCAGIGGGNRISPKQAALLSLVG